The uncultured Bacteroides sp. genome includes the window TTTTAATTCTACTCCACATTGCTTCGCTCGTGCCTCATTCCACTTTGCTGTGCTCGTGATACTGCTGTTGCACCACATCGCTTCGCTCGTGCCTATTCCACTTTGCTGCGCTCGTGGTCGCTGTTTGCCACTTTGCTGCGCTCGTGTCCTATTCCACTTTGCTTTGCTCGTGTTTTTAACTTCGCTTTACTCGCTTTGCTCGCTTGCTGCTACTTGTTTCATTATAAGTTATTTCGATTACATTATATGTTATGGGGATTAGGTTATTTGTTATGAGGGGGCTTTTTTTCTACATTTATCGGGTTTAATGGTTGGTTAATAATGTATATATAAAATGAGGAGTAATAGATATAAATCTTTCTCCTGAAAAAAATAATGGCAGCATAAAATACAACAAAATAGAGCTAATGCAATTAAACTATATCACTTGAACCGTTCACGGAATCGATTTCCATTTCTATTCATTTAACTCTCTTTTTTTATTAAATGGGCGTAAATTGAGAAATTCTCTCATTTTATTATTAATATACCGAATTTTTTGTAGCTTTGCTGCATTTTTAACCGAAACACCAATCAAATTATGCTAATCAATTTTACTGTAGGCAATTATTGTTCATTCAAAGAGAAGAAGACTTTGAGTATGGAGGCCACGGCCATTAAGGAACTCAAAGAGTCAATCATCGTGAAGGGTGATCACAGGCTTTTGCCTTCTGCTGTTATCTATGGGGCTAACTCAAGTGGGAAAAGCAATTTGTTGAAAGCTATAGATAAGTTTACAACATTGGTCTCTTCCTCTTCAAGATCAATTTCTACCGATAAACTGAATCTTGTTCCGTTCTTATTGAATACAGAAACAGAAAAAGAGCCTTCGTTCTTTGAAGTGGAGTTATTGATTAATAATACCGTATATAGATATGGTTTCATGGCAGACAACGAGCGCATTCATGAAGAGTGGCTTTATAAAACAAAAAAGAAAAAGGAAATCTGCCTTTTTATCAGAACTATTGAGGGTATTGGAGTTACAGAGGATTTTCCGAAGGGAAAGGGTGTGGAAGAAAAGACACGTGACAATGCGCTTTTTTTATCGATGGTTAATTCACTCAATGGCGGTATAGCCAAGAAAATAGTACAACAAATAAGTTCTCTTTGGGTTATTTCCGGAATTAATCGTTCACTCTGGTCTAATGTCACAAATATAGCATGCAATGCAGACAAGCTCTTTCTGAAAGCAGCAAAAACGTTCTTTCGTACTATGAATATGGGGTTCGATGATTTCGAAATTTCCGAAGATCCTGATATCATGAAGGTAGTCAAGGCATATACTTTGCATCATCAATATGACAACGAAGGGCGGATAACGGGTGAGAAGCGTTTCACCATGCAAGAGTGTGAATCATCGGGAACAAATAAGTTATTTGAGCTGGCCGCTTTGCTCATCATGAGCTTAAAACAGGGAAGTATACTCGTTATTGATGAGCTGGATTCTCAATTGCACCCCATCCTGACGCAACATATCATCGACATGTTTAATGACCCGGAGCAGAACCAGAATGGTGCACAACTGATTTTTGCTACGCATAATACTAATTTATTGAATATCAAAGCATTCAGAAGAGACCAGATTTGGTTTACGGAAAAAGATGAGACGGAAGCTACGGATTTATATTCACTGGTAGAGCTCAAGGAGCCTGATGGGACGAAAATCCGGAATGATCGGAGTTTTGAAAAAGACTATATCAACGGACGCTACGGGGCTATTCCGTACATTAAAAATAAATCATGGGACAATTCTGAAGTATAAAATAGAAGAAGCGAAAGAGGCTCACAGAAAGGCTAAGCTTAACTCTACTCCACATCGCTTTGCTCGTGCTTCCTTGTGCCACTTGCTCGTGGTTATGTAGTACGGACGTACAGATGCTTTATGCCTTCGTACGTATTGCCAGTAAAGTGATCAGGGAATTTCGTATGCTATATCGGGCTACTACATCTCTGAATACAATGGTGGAGTATATGCTTTTGAGGTATTCAAAAACGATGCTATCTTCGAGTTTTAAATGTATCAGGTAAGGAAGTCCCCCGAATTTGGAGAATAAAGCAAAGCTTTCATCGGAATCTTCATGTTGGCAATAGTTTTAAGTATGATTAAAACTAATAGCAAATATAAGGAAAGTTTTAAGTATAAAGTGGAATGTTCTTTCTTTTTTTTGTTTTAAAGAATGTTCTTTCTCTTTTGCCTTGACGCAAAAAAGAAAGAACCAAAGAGAAAAAGTCAAGGCTTCTTTTGCTACGCTACTGCGAAGAGGTACTGCGCTACAAGCGATTGAACTCGCTGCGCTCAAACAGAATCGCTTGCTTTACGCTACGTGCCTCTTCTCCGTTTTACGCTGCGCAAAAGAGGCCATTCTTAACTCTACTCCACATTGCTTCGCTCGTGGTACTGCCCCTGCTCCACTTTGCTGCGCTCGTGGTACTGCTACCACTCCACATCGCTTTGCTCGTGCATTCCGGCATCACTTTGCTCGCCTTGCTCGCTCGTATGAGAATTTCTTCCGTTACATTATATGAGGGGGCTTTTTTTCTACATTTATCGGGTTTAATAGTTGGTTAATAACCATAGTCCGAAAAATTTGTCGTAGAGTTGGTAAAGGCCTTGTTCTCGGGTGATAGTGATATATCTGTTCTAATAAATGTTCTTTCATATTTAACCTATAATTTCTTTATTGCCTTATAAATATCACTGTACGATTCCTTTCCCTTATGCTTTTCTGCCAACTCACAGGCTTTTGCCATTTTGCCATTGCCAATCATATCTTTTACCCATTTTTCCTTTTCAAGAAACTTGCGTGTTTTATCATAGGATGGAATATAGCGCTTCAATGCTTTTTCTGTGGCATTTGAATCTTGAAAATGGCGACAAGTATCCTCATAGTGTAGTAAAAACCAATATTCTATGGATTGAAGGCTATCGCACAAAAGCACGTTTTTATTTTTTTCGTAGCGTTTCTTTAATGAAGCAAGTTTTTTATTTTCGACAGCAGAA containing:
- a CDS encoding ATP-binding protein, whose translation is MLINFTVGNYCSFKEKKTLSMEATAIKELKESIIVKGDHRLLPSAVIYGANSSGKSNLLKAIDKFTTLVSSSSRSISTDKLNLVPFLLNTETEKEPSFFEVELLINNTVYRYGFMADNERIHEEWLYKTKKKKEICLFIRTIEGIGVTEDFPKGKGVEEKTRDNALFLSMVNSLNGGIAKKIVQQISSLWVISGINRSLWSNVTNIACNADKLFLKAAKTFFRTMNMGFDDFEISEDPDIMKVVKAYTLHHQYDNEGRITGEKRFTMQECESSGTNKLFELAALLIMSLKQGSILVIDELDSQLHPILTQHIIDMFNDPEQNQNGAQLIFATHNTNLLNIKAFRRDQIWFTEKDETEATDLYSLVELKEPDGTKIRNDRSFEKDYINGRYGAIPYIKNKSWDNSEV
- a CDS encoding RloB family protein; amino-acid sequence: MRNLKNTHETRQVIHIVGEGLTELFYFSHIKKLFSYRCSISPRLFENNSIEKIEKKIKELLKEDVFVICVFDADVSRRSAVENKKLASLKKRYEKNKNVLLCDSLQSIEYWFLLHYEDTCRHFQDSNATEKALKRYIPSYDKTRKFLEKEKWVKDMIGNGKMAKACELAEKHKGKESYSDIYKAIKKL